In the genome of Streptomyces sp. Q6, the window GCGTTCCTGGCCGGGGTGGTCGGGGACGGCCAGGCGGATCCAGCCGAGGAGCACCACGGTCAGCGCCGTCATCGCCAGGAACGCGGTGCGCCAGCCGAGCGCCGACCCGAGGAACGTGCCCGCGGGGACGCCGAGCGAGAGCGCCACGGGGATGCCCGCCATGGCGACGGCGAGGGCCTTGCCCTCCAGGTTCGGCGGGGCGAGACGGCGCGCGTAGCCCGCGAGGAGGGCCCAGGCCACACCGGCCGCGACCCCGGCGACGAAACGGGCCGTCATCGTCAGGGCGTACGAGGAGGAGAGCGCCGTGACCGTGTTGGCGACGGCGAATCCGGCCATGGCGGTGAGCAGCAGGCGCCTGCGGTTCCAGGCGGCGGTCGCCGCGGTGAGCGGGATCGCGGTGAGGAAGGTCCCTGCGGCGTAGACGGTGACGGTCTGGCCCGTCGCCGCCTCGGTCGCGCCGAGGGAGCCGCTCATCGCCGGGAGCAGGCCCGCGGGGAGGGTCTCGGTGAGGCTCGTCACGAAGACGGCGGTGGCCAGGGCGAGGAGAGCGGGGAGGGCGGAGAGCGGGAGCCGGGGGGTGCGCTCGGGGGTGTCGAGGGACGGGGTCCCGGTCGTCGTCGTGTCAGTCATGGTCGGGGGCTCCTCCGTCGGTGCGGGGTGTCGGGGCGGGGACGTCCACGGGGAGTTCGGTACCGGTCGTGAACGGGGCGTCCAGCGCGAGGAACAGCGCGGCGCGGGCCGCCTCGTCGGCGGAGCCGCGGCGCAGCATCCGCGCGTCGTCGTGACCGGCCGCGACGGTGTTCACGCGGACGCCGGCGCCGCAGCGGTCCGCCGCCTCGGCGGCACAGGCGCGCAGGGCGGGCTGGGTGGCAGGGCAGCCGCTGAGGACCACGGAGCCGTCGGCGGCGAGGAGCGGGAGCAGGGCGTCGAGCGTGGCGCGGGTGTGCGCGGTGACGCTGTCGGCGGTGCCCGCGTGGAGGAAGAGGTGGTCGACGCGGCCGAGACGGGCCGCGACCTCGGCCGGGTCGGGGGCCGGCCCGTCGACACGTGGGCGCCGCGGCCAGTTCGCGGCGGATGCGGGCGGCGTCGGCCGGGGCCACGGCCGCCAGGACGGTGGCGCCGCCCTCGACCAGGCGCTTGGCGACGGCGAGACCCACGCCGTGGGCGGCGTCGGCGACCACCGCGGTGCGGCCTGCGTACTTGGTCATGAGGGACTCCTCCGCTCGAGCGTGCCGGGTGGTTCCGGGGGACGTGCTGACCATGGCCGGGCGGGCTTCGGGTCCGCTGAGGAGTCGCTGACGGTCGGCTGACGGTCTGCGCGATGGGCGGGGGCGGCGGGTCGGTTACCGTTCCCGCATGTGGTTCGGGGTCTTGGGGGGACTGGTCGTCCGGGAGGCGCCGGGTGGGCCGGTGGTCGCCGTCGCCGAGGTCAAGGTGCGGGCCGTGCTCGCCGTGCTGCTCGCGCACGAGGGGCGGGTGGTCTCCGTGGACCGGCTCGTCGAGGACGTGTGGGGGACGCGGCCGCCGGGCCACCCCGCGAACTCGCTCCAGGCCAAGGTGTCCCAGCTGCGCCGGGCCGTCGGACGGGAGCGGGTGGTGCGGCAGGGGTCGGGCTACCGCCTCGTACTGGACGACGCCGAGGTGGACGCCGTCACGTTCCACGGGCTCGTGGCACGGGCCCGGACGCTGACGGGAGTACGCGAGCGGGTCCATCTCCTCGACCGGGCGCTGGAGTTGTGGCGCGGGCCCGCCTTCATGGACTGCGTCGACGCCGATTCCGTACGGGCGTCAGCGCGGCGGTGGGAGGAACTGCGGCTCGTCGCGCTGGAGGAACGGGCCGCTGCCCGCATCGCCGCCGGTGAGCACGGCGTCGTCGCCGGTGAGTTGGGCGCTCTGGTGGCCGAGCACCCGTTGCGGGAGCGGCTGCGCGCCCTCCAGATGCGGGCGCTGTACCTGGCGGGACGGCAGAGCGAGGCGCTGACCTCGTACGAGGAGGTGCGCGGCCTCCTCGCGGACGAGTTGGGCGTCGATCCGTCCCCCGAACTCGCCGAGCTGCACACGTCGATCCTGCGCCACGAACGTTCCGAGCGCCCGGCGATCGCGCGGCGGCCGTACGGTGCCGCGCCCGAGTCCGGACCCGCGCCCGCGGCCGCGCCGGAATCCGGTCTGCCCGGCCCCACCACCCTCTCGTCGGTCGCGCCGGCGATCTCCGCGCCCTGGCCGCCCTGCTCGACGCGCACCGCCTGGTGACGCTCACCGGGCCCGGCGGTGTCGGCAAGACGCGGCTCGCCGTCGAAGCGGCACGGGCGCGGGCGTCGGACCCGTCCCCGGACCCGTGGGACGCGCGGCCCGGTGAGGTGCGGATC includes:
- a CDS encoding MFS transporter, yielding MTDTTTTGTPSLDTPERTPRLPLSALPALLALATAVFVTSLTETLPAGLLPAMSGSLGATEAATGQTVTVYAAGTFLTAIPLTAATAAWNRRRLLLTAMAGFAVANTVTALSSSYALTMTARFVAGVAAGVAWALLAGYARRLAPPNLEGKALAVAMAGIPVALSLGVPAGTFLGSALGWRTAFLAMTALTVVLLGWIRLAVPDHPGQERAARTPMRHALRVPGVTAVLTVTLVFVLAHTILYAYIATFLDDLGLSGSTDVILLVFGAASLLSIWLVGALVHRRLRALTLAGTVLVAAAAALLALTAQSTPLVYVAAALWGLGWGGVPTLLQTAAGRAGGDHADAAQAMLVTLWNVAMAGGGVAGGLLLDRAGPGALPWAVPLLLAPVLALLLTSRRGFAPS